The DNA segment TGGGGTCATTACTGTTGGTTTCGGAAATTCTTCTATTTCGGTACTTTCAGAAACAACGGTCTTTGAAACCCTTATAAATGTGATTGTGGGGAAAAGCGATTTTTTGTGTCGAGGTGGATACAAAAAAGAGGTGTGCATATAAATGACGATATCCTGCTGCAACACAAAGATCGGAAAAAAGATGATTAACAAGCCATCGTCTGTTATCCATATCGATGGAAAGAGGATCAGCCGAAACGATCCAGTCTATTTCATTGCGGAGATCGGCTCTAACTTCGATCGCGACTTGAGCCGCGCAAAGGACCTTATCTATCTTGCAAAGGAGGCAGGTGCGGACGCCGCGAAGTTTCAGCACTACACTGCCGACTCTCTGGTCAGCGACCATGGGTTCAAGCAGCTCGGTAGTCGGCAATCCCATCAATCCTCTTGGAAGAAGTCGGTCTTTAAGACATACCAAGATGCATCGCTGAATCGTGATTGGACAGCCGTTTTGAAGCAGACCTGCGATGAAGCTGGCATTACGTTTTTAACGAGCCCCTATTCTCTTGAGCTTGTGGACTACGTCGATCCGTTTGTTCCAGCCTTCAAAGTTGGGTCTGGAGACATTACTTGGCTTAAGATCATTGAGCGCATGGCGTCAAAGGGCAAACCGCTGTTGCTGGCGACGGGTGCGTCGGATTTGGTAGACATCCAGCGAGCCGCAGATGCGGCGCTCGCCGTCACAGCCGATCTAGTTCTACTCCAGTGCAATACTAATTACACCGCAGGCCAAGAGAACTATTCTTATCTACAGCTCAACGTACTCCGCGAGTATGAGACTCTGTACCCTGGTATTCTCTTGGGGCTGAGCGATCATATGCCGGGACATGTTTCGGTTCTCGGTGCTGTTGCCTTGGGCGCACGGGTGATCGAGAAGCACTTCACCGACTCCACCGATCGTGACGGCCCGGACCATCCTTTCTCCATGACGCCCACGACGTGGCGAGAAATGGTTGATCGGACCCGGGAACTCGATGCGTCACTGGGTGACGGTCGGAAGAAGATTGAGGAGAACGAGCGCGAAACCGCCATCGTGCAACGCAGGTGTATTCGTGCGAGTCGCGACCTCGAAATGGATACGTTTTTGTGTGAGGATGATCTGGCAATGCTTAGGCCCTGTCCTGAGGACGGGATCGCACCATTCGAGTTTCACAAGCTGGTGGGGAAAAAACTCAAGCGAAGAGCGAGTTGCGGCGCATATCTTAAGTGGGAGGATGTTGTTTAAAATGATCGACAGAAAAAGTTCCCAATCTTCACAGAAGAATATGATTCCAGCGAATTCACGTGTCCTCGTTACCGGTGCATGCGGATCTGTTGGTTCCGCATTGGTGCATCGCCTTCTCGAAGAGGGACACACGGTTTGTGCCTTCGACCAGAGCGAGGATGGTCTCTTTAAACTCGATCAGGAGTTGAAGGATGGAGGTTGCCGGTTGAGGTTGTTCCTCGGGAATATACGGGACGAGGATCGCGTCCGGCGTGCCATGGACGGAGTGAAAATCGTATTTCATTGCGCTGCCCTGAAGCACGTCTACATATCGGAATATAATCCGTTCGAGGCGATGCAGACAAACATAGTCGGCACCAACAACGTAATTCAAGCAGCGATCGCGGCTGGAGTAGAGCGCGTGGTATTCACGAGCAGCGACAAGGCGGTCAATCCGACGAGTACGATGGGTGCGACAAAACTTCTCGGAGAGCGGTTGTTCATCGCTGCCAACCATTTTGCTGGCAGCCACAAAACTAGATTTGCATGCGTACGTTTCGGCAACGTCCTGAATTCCAACGGTTCGGTTCTACAGATATTCAGGCGTCAACTCGACAACAACCTCCCGCTGACGATTACTTCGGCGGGCATGACCCGCTTCTTTATCTCAATGGCTCAGGCCGTGGACTTGTGCCTGAATGCCGCCTTGCGCATGGTGGGAGGGGAGATTTTCGTGACGAGCATGGGCAGCTGTGACATCATGAGCCTCGCAAAGGCGGTAAGTGGGGAGCGTCCGTTTCAGTTTATTGAGATCGGCCACAAGCCCGGGG comes from the Desulfobulbaceae bacterium genome and includes:
- a CDS encoding N-acetylneuraminate synthase, yielding MINKPSSVIHIDGKRISRNDPVYFIAEIGSNFDRDLSRAKDLIYLAKEAGADAAKFQHYTADSLVSDHGFKQLGSRQSHQSSWKKSVFKTYQDASLNRDWTAVLKQTCDEAGITFLTSPYSLELVDYVDPFVPAFKVGSGDITWLKIIERMASKGKPLLLATGASDLVDIQRAADAALAVTADLVLLQCNTNYTAGQENYSYLQLNVLREYETLYPGILLGLSDHMPGHVSVLGAVALGARVIEKHFTDSTDRDGPDHPFSMTPTTWREMVDRTRELDASLGDGRKKIEENERETAIVQRRCIRASRDLEMDTFLCEDDLAMLRPCPEDGIAPFEFHKLVGKKLKRRASCGAYLKWEDVV
- a CDS encoding SDR family NAD(P)-dependent oxidoreductase → MLFKMIDRKSSQSSQKNMIPANSRVLVTGACGSVGSALVHRLLEEGHTVCAFDQSEDGLFKLDQELKDGGCRLRLFLGNIRDEDRVRRAMDGVKIVFHCAALKHVYISEYNPFEAMQTNIVGTNNVIQAAIAAGVERVVFTSSDKAVNPTSTMGATKLLGERLFIAANHFAGSHKTRFACVRFGNVLNSNGSVLQIFRRQLDNNLPLTITSAGMTRFFISMAQAVDLCLNAALRMVGGEIFVTSMGSCDIMSLAKAVSGERPFQFIEIGHKPGEKLYEELVTENEAPRTVLDGNTYVVLPDTIDIMPDDLRAKYTAYEKLPLLSTSLRSDEELLSETEVASMLRSAGLIG